A window of the Bradyrhizobium ottawaense genome harbors these coding sequences:
- a CDS encoding penicillin-binding protein 1A: MRLLVRFLGFLFAAGTVVFLVGVAGVAGAIWHFSKDLPDYSQLQDYEPPVMTRVHASDGALLGEYSKERRLYLPIQAVPKLVINAFLAAEDKNFYEHGGIDFSGMARAAVLYAQNYGSNRRPQGASTITQQVAKNFLLTNEVSFARKIKEALLAMRIERAYSKDRILELYLNEIYLGLGAYGIAAASLVYFDKSVNELTVAEAAYLAAMPKAPGALHPVRNRDRAIERRNYVIDRLLENGWIKQADADKARKDPLIVSNRGNGAHIFAGEYFAEEVRRDIFERYGEKKLYEGGLSVRATLDPKIQVMARKTMAAGLVNFDEATGWRGAPSKLDISGDWGVKLADIKSLGDIAPWRMAVVLETSDQSARIGFQPARELGGAVSKQRQTGIIAIDGVKWAKAASGPAKGRTPTSVAQVLAPGDVIYADPLFGKDGNAVEGQYRLRQLPEVSGAMVAMDPWTGRVLAMVGGFSFDQSQFNRATQAYRQPGSSFKPLVYSAAMDNGYTPSTVVVDAPIEIDQGQGAGVWRPENYSSGKYQGPVTLRNALRQSLNTVTVRLAQDIGMPLIGEYARRFGVYDELPNFLSYALGAGETTVMRMVTAYSMFANGGRRVKPTLIDRIQDRYGHTIFKHDARECRGCDAPAGWKNQPEPQLVDRREQVLDPMTAYQITSMMEGVVQGGTAMAVKEVGKPIAGKTGTTNDEKDAWFVGFSPDLVVGIYVGYDKPRNLGRGATGGHLAAPIARDFLKLALADKPPIPFKVPAGIKLVRVDAKSGMRAGPGDGGRTILEAFKPGTAPPDNYSVIGVADADGQRMIPQGTTPDAGNIMRPGTGGLY; this comes from the coding sequence ATGCGCTTGCTGGTGCGATTCCTGGGTTTCTTGTTCGCCGCCGGAACCGTCGTGTTCCTGGTCGGCGTTGCCGGCGTTGCGGGCGCGATCTGGCATTTCTCCAAGGACTTGCCGGATTATTCGCAGCTTCAGGATTATGAGCCGCCGGTGATGACGCGCGTGCACGCTTCCGACGGCGCGCTGCTCGGCGAATACTCCAAGGAGCGCCGCCTCTATCTGCCGATCCAGGCGGTTCCAAAGCTCGTCATCAACGCCTTCCTCGCCGCCGAAGACAAGAATTTCTATGAGCATGGCGGCATCGACTTCTCCGGCATGGCCCGCGCCGCGGTGCTGTATGCCCAGAACTACGGCTCCAACCGCCGGCCGCAGGGCGCCTCGACCATCACCCAGCAGGTCGCCAAGAACTTCCTGCTGACCAACGAGGTTTCGTTCGCCCGCAAGATCAAGGAAGCCTTGCTGGCGATGCGCATCGAGCGCGCCTATTCGAAGGATCGCATCCTCGAACTGTACCTCAATGAAATCTATCTCGGGCTCGGCGCCTATGGAATCGCGGCGGCCTCGCTGGTTTACTTCGATAAATCGGTGAACGAACTCACGGTCGCGGAAGCGGCCTATCTGGCGGCGATGCCGAAAGCCCCGGGCGCGCTGCACCCGGTGCGCAACCGCGACCGCGCCATCGAGCGCCGCAACTACGTGATCGACCGCCTGCTGGAAAACGGCTGGATCAAGCAGGCCGACGCCGACAAGGCCCGCAAGGATCCGCTGATTGTCAGCAACCGCGGCAACGGCGCGCATATCTTCGCCGGCGAATATTTTGCCGAGGAAGTCCGTCGCGACATCTTCGAGCGTTACGGCGAAAAGAAGCTTTACGAAGGTGGATTGTCGGTCCGTGCCACGCTCGATCCGAAAATTCAGGTGATGGCGCGCAAGACCATGGCGGCCGGCCTCGTCAACTTCGATGAGGCCACCGGCTGGCGAGGTGCGCCCAGCAAGCTCGACATCTCCGGCGACTGGGGCGTGAAACTCGCCGACATCAAATCGCTGGGCGACATCGCGCCCTGGCGCATGGCCGTGGTGCTGGAGACCTCGGACCAGTCGGCGCGGATCGGCTTTCAGCCGGCCCGCGAACTTGGCGGTGCGGTCTCCAAGCAGCGGCAGACCGGCATCATCGCGATCGACGGCGTGAAATGGGCCAAGGCCGCGTCCGGACCCGCAAAGGGCAGGACGCCGACGTCGGTGGCGCAGGTGCTGGCGCCGGGCGACGTGATCTATGCCGATCCGCTGTTCGGCAAGGACGGCAATGCCGTTGAAGGCCAGTACCGGCTGCGTCAGTTGCCGGAAGTGTCCGGCGCGATGGTGGCGATGGACCCGTGGACCGGGCGCGTGCTGGCGATGGTCGGCGGCTTCTCGTTCGACCAGAGCCAGTTCAACCGCGCCACCCAGGCCTATCGGCAGCCCGGTTCGTCGTTCAAGCCGCTGGTCTATTCGGCGGCGATGGACAATGGCTACACCCCGTCGACCGTCGTGGTCGACGCCCCGATCGAAATCGACCAGGGGCAGGGCGCCGGCGTCTGGCGTCCGGAAAACTATTCGTCCGGCAAATACCAGGGACCGGTCACGCTGCGTAACGCGCTGCGGCAGTCGCTGAACACGGTGACGGTGCGGCTGGCGCAGGATATCGGCATGCCCCTGATCGGCGAATATGCCAGGCGTTTCGGCGTCTACGACGAACTTCCGAATTTCCTGTCCTATGCGCTCGGCGCGGGCGAAACCACCGTGATGCGGATGGTCACGGCGTATTCGATGTTCGCCAATGGCGGCCGTCGCGTGAAGCCGACGCTGATCGATCGCATCCAGGACCGTTACGGTCACACCATCTTCAAGCACGACGCGCGCGAATGCCGTGGCTGCGACGCGCCGGCCGGCTGGAAAAACCAGCCCGAGCCACAACTGGTCGATCGCCGCGAGCAGGTGCTGGATCCGATGACCGCCTACCAGATCACGTCGATGATGGAAGGCGTGGTGCAGGGCGGCACGGCGATGGCCGTGAAGGAAGTCGGCAAGCCGATCGCCGGCAAGACCGGCACCACCAACGATGAAAAGGACGCGTGGTTCGTCGGCTTCTCGCCGGACCTCGTGGTCGGCATCTATGTCGGCTACGACAAACCGCGCAACCTCGGCCGTGGCGCGACCGGCGGTCATCTGGCCGCTCCGATCGCCCGCGACTTCCTCAAGCTCGCGCTTGCCGACAAGCCGCCGATTCCGTTCAAGGTGCCGGCCGGTATCAAGCTGGTTCGCGTCGATGCCAAGTCCGGCATGCGCGCCGGTCCCGGCGACGGCGGCCGCACCATCCTGGAAGCGTTCAAGCCGGGCACGGCGCCGCCGGATAACTACTCCGTCATCGGCGTAGCCGATGCGGACGGGCAGCGGATGATTCCGCAAGGCACCACGCCCGACGCCGGCAACATCATGCGCCCCGGAACCGGCGGGCTGTACTAA
- a CDS encoding NAD(P)-dependent oxidoreductase — protein MSKVAFIGLGRMGHGMAGRYLDAGFDVAVWNRSKAKADDLIARGARFARSPADAAGGADAVVTMVADDEASRSVWLGNDGAAANMKPGSFAIECSTVSHQHALDMARELRGRGLVYIDCPVTGLPEAAAAGKLTLLVGADAADLEKARIYLAPLSTTVRHFGAVGSGTVFKLINNLIGAVQIASLAEGVAIAEQAGLDMKLVAEALATGAVASPQVIRHSRRMIARDFSGASFTAALRHKDAAYAVALAESLLPGVPVSRAALAAYDRAKAHAPDEDEGSMIAIVSQPK, from the coding sequence ATGAGCAAAGTCGCTTTCATCGGTCTTGGCCGCATGGGCCACGGCATGGCCGGCCGCTATCTCGATGCCGGCTTTGACGTCGCGGTGTGGAATCGCAGCAAGGCGAAAGCGGACGACCTGATCGCGCGCGGCGCGCGTTTTGCGCGATCTCCGGCCGATGCCGCCGGTGGCGCCGATGCGGTCGTGACCATGGTCGCCGACGACGAGGCGTCGCGCAGCGTCTGGCTCGGCAACGACGGCGCTGCGGCGAACATGAAGCCGGGGAGCTTCGCGATCGAATGTTCGACCGTGTCGCACCAGCACGCGCTCGACATGGCGCGCGAATTGCGCGGGCGGGGACTGGTCTATATCGATTGCCCGGTCACCGGCCTGCCGGAAGCCGCCGCCGCCGGCAAGCTGACGCTGCTGGTCGGCGCCGACGCGGCCGATCTCGAAAAGGCGCGGATATATCTGGCGCCGCTCAGTACGACGGTGCGCCATTTCGGCGCGGTCGGCAGCGGCACGGTGTTCAAGCTGATCAACAATCTGATCGGGGCGGTGCAGATCGCAAGCCTCGCCGAGGGCGTTGCGATTGCCGAACAGGCCGGCCTCGACATGAAGCTGGTGGCCGAAGCGCTGGCGACCGGAGCGGTGGCAAGCCCGCAGGTGATCCGTCACTCCAGGCGCATGATCGCGCGCGACTTCTCCGGCGCCTCCTTTACCGCAGCGCTGCGCCACAAGGATGCGGCCTATGCCGTGGCGCTCGCCGAGAGCCTGCTGCCGGGCGTGCCGGTCAGCCGGGCTGCGCTCGCCGCCTACGACAGAGCGAAGGCCCACGCGCCCGACGAAGACGAGGGCAGCATGATCGCGATCGTCTCACAGCCGAAATAG
- a CDS encoding DMT family transporter: protein MTANDTSIDTRDWPLLGLLSVLWGGSFFFNGVVLRELPPLTLVFLRVALAAVMLLPLLWLYRIPFPKGLSGWKPFFAIGFLNNVLPFALIVTGQTYIPSGLASILNATTPLFAVVVMAVAGEEKLQAHRVAGVLAGLIGVAILHGGGLGFESGQGLGILLCLGAAFSYGLSALVARRLPADAPPLGTATFQMLASAAMMTVVAGLVDRPWQLPMPAPTTWLAVIGLAALSTALAYIVFFQIMQRSGATNVMLVTLLIPVTAILLGYLMLGEQISAQEIVGALVIGSALLLIDGRVLKFLQR from the coding sequence ATGACCGCCAATGACACTTCGATAGACACCCGCGACTGGCCGCTGCTGGGCCTGCTCTCGGTGCTCTGGGGCGGCTCGTTCTTTTTCAACGGCGTGGTGTTGCGGGAGTTGCCGCCGCTGACGCTGGTTTTCCTGCGGGTGGCGCTTGCGGCCGTGATGCTGTTGCCGCTGCTCTGGCTCTATCGGATTCCCTTTCCCAAAGGCCTGTCCGGCTGGAAGCCGTTTTTCGCAATCGGGTTTCTCAACAACGTGCTGCCGTTCGCGCTGATCGTGACCGGACAGACCTATATTCCAAGCGGGCTGGCTTCGATCCTGAACGCAACGACGCCATTGTTCGCTGTCGTGGTGATGGCGGTGGCCGGGGAGGAGAAGTTGCAGGCGCATCGGGTTGCTGGCGTCTTGGCCGGCCTGATCGGCGTAGCCATTCTGCATGGCGGCGGGCTCGGGTTTGAAAGCGGGCAGGGCCTCGGCATCCTGCTGTGTCTTGGTGCGGCTTTCAGCTACGGACTGTCAGCATTGGTGGCGCGGCGACTGCCAGCAGACGCGCCACCGCTCGGTACCGCGACATTCCAGATGCTGGCCTCGGCCGCCATGATGACTGTTGTCGCCGGCCTCGTCGATCGTCCCTGGCAGTTGCCGATGCCGGCGCCGACGACCTGGCTCGCGGTGATCGGTTTGGCCGCGTTATCGACCGCGCTCGCTTATATCGTGTTCTTTCAGATCATGCAGCGCTCGGGCGCCACCAACGTCATGCTGGTGACGCTGCTGATCCCGGTGACGGCCATCCTGCTCGGCTATCTGATGCTGGGCGAGCAAATTTCCGCGCAGGAAATTGTTGGCGCGCTGGTGATCGGCAGCGCGCTGCTGTTGATCGACGGGCGGGTGCTGAAATTCTTGCAGCGATGA
- a CDS encoding VOC family protein, with translation MIEGISAVTLGTHEMPRAVRFYRALGFEVLYGGEESSFTSFQAGTSYLNLIAQPAERRWSWWGRVIFYVADVDALYDRALAAGYQQATVPHDAEWGERFFHLNDPDGHELSFAQPLLPVSVQ, from the coding sequence ATGATCGAGGGGATCAGCGCGGTCACACTCGGCACCCACGAAATGCCACGAGCTGTCCGGTTCTACCGCGCGCTAGGGTTCGAGGTCCTGTATGGCGGCGAAGAGTCTTCATTCACCAGCTTTCAAGCAGGGACGAGCTATCTCAATCTCATCGCCCAGCCTGCCGAGCGGCGCTGGTCCTGGTGGGGGCGGGTAATTTTTTACGTCGCCGATGTTGACGCACTTTACGACCGTGCGCTCGCAGCGGGATACCAGCAAGCCACCGTGCCTCACGACGCCGAATGGGGTGAGCGCTTCTTCCACCTCAATGACCCCGACGGCCACGAACTCAGCTTCGCTCAGCCTTTGCTCCCGGTTTCCGTCCAGTAG
- a CDS encoding cupin domain-containing protein, which produces MHFRTTGLLLLGAMALPASATAQTTPAAPAITRTVVAATTLPTVTDVPLHFKAVSVTLQPDEKSDVSAANGILYQMSGSTEVALDGEAKMLNGGEGLFVASGKTAALTAGSRGPSTFLHFFLVPAVDLGRPVETAPAAVRELYRTSTPILDLKPGGYDLNLTRVTFPAQMPSNPPHHRSGAALYFIISGTGANTVDGKTEARGPGSLIYEPYALVHQWGNPGNEPLIFLAFNINPKGVAAVLPGAPAKNQ; this is translated from the coding sequence ATGCACTTCAGGACAACCGGACTTCTGTTGCTCGGCGCGATGGCGCTTCCCGCCTCGGCGACCGCACAAACAACCCCCGCTGCACCGGCAATTACACGAACAGTGGTCGCCGCAACCACACTGCCGACCGTCACCGACGTACCGCTCCATTTCAAAGCGGTGAGCGTCACTCTTCAGCCGGACGAGAAGAGCGACGTCTCCGCGGCCAACGGCATCCTCTACCAGATGTCCGGATCGACCGAGGTCGCGCTCGATGGCGAAGCCAAAATGCTCAACGGCGGAGAGGGGCTGTTCGTCGCCAGCGGAAAGACCGCGGCGCTGACGGCGGGCAGCAGAGGGCCATCGACTTTCCTCCACTTCTTCCTTGTCCCGGCAGTGGACTTGGGTCGGCCTGTCGAGACGGCGCCTGCCGCTGTGAGAGAGCTATATCGCACTTCGACTCCAATCCTCGACCTGAAGCCAGGCGGTTATGATCTCAATCTCACACGAGTCACATTTCCGGCACAGATGCCCTCCAACCCGCCGCACCATCGGTCAGGCGCAGCTCTATACTTTATCATCTCCGGCACCGGCGCGAACACGGTCGACGGCAAGACGGAAGCAAGAGGACCAGGTTCCCTGATCTATGAACCGTACGCCCTCGTGCACCAATGGGGAAACCCAGGCAACGAGCCCTTGATATTCCTGGCCTTCAACATCAATCCGAAAGGTGTGGCAGCCGTGCTTCCGGGCGCGCCGGCAAAGAATCAATAG
- a CDS encoding N-acetylmuramoyl-L-alanine amidase — protein sequence MANRANHRVLLGYGLLCAAALLCAETIGPSAAEGPAAGSAVPTAALASAGVSFPTASDARLAGDARQTRFILDLDRTIPFRAFALADPYRVILDIPQVSFKLAAGTGAAGRGLIKAFRYGLVMPGGSRIVFDLTGPAKIAKSYVLEAANDQPPRLVIEFEEVDRTAFVQSLAPENRPELRPAIADANAAVAPVDASAAAKSAADKSPAEKSAAAKSAQVTDTRPLIVIDPGHGGIDNGTQAGGDVMEKNLVLGFGLALRDRIEKSGKFRVVMTRTDDTFIPLNDRVKVARNQSAALFVSIHADALPRHEGDAQGATIYTLSDKASDAEAERLAEAENKSDAIGGVNLTDEPTEVADILIDLAQRETRTFSNRFARLLMGEMKNTARMHKHPLKSAGFRVLKAPDVPSVLVELGYVSNKGDLEHLVSENWRTKTVGSMAQAIDAFFAKRLATAGTAK from the coding sequence TTGGCCAACCGCGCAAATCACCGTGTTTTGCTGGGATACGGCCTGTTGTGCGCCGCAGCATTGCTGTGCGCCGAAACCATCGGCCCGAGCGCGGCCGAGGGACCTGCCGCCGGTTCCGCCGTCCCGACCGCCGCTTTGGCGTCAGCGGGGGTGAGTTTCCCGACCGCCTCTGACGCCCGCCTCGCGGGCGACGCACGGCAGACCCGTTTTATCCTCGATCTCGACCGGACCATCCCGTTTCGCGCCTTTGCGCTCGCCGATCCCTATCGCGTGATCCTCGACATTCCCCAGGTCAGCTTCAAGCTTGCCGCCGGCACCGGCGCCGCGGGGCGGGGGCTGATCAAGGCGTTCCGCTACGGCCTTGTCATGCCCGGCGGTTCGCGAATCGTGTTCGATCTGACGGGACCTGCGAAGATCGCCAAATCCTATGTGCTGGAGGCGGCCAACGACCAGCCGCCGCGGCTGGTGATTGAATTCGAAGAGGTCGACCGCACCGCCTTCGTCCAGTCGCTGGCGCCGGAGAATCGCCCCGAGCTGCGGCCGGCGATTGCCGATGCCAATGCGGCCGTGGCGCCGGTGGACGCCTCGGCCGCGGCCAAGTCTGCTGCTGACAAGTCTCCTGCTGAAAAGTCTGCTGCGGCCAAGTCTGCTCAAGTGACCGATACGAGGCCGCTGATCGTGATCGATCCCGGCCATGGCGGCATCGACAACGGCACCCAGGCCGGCGGCGACGTCATGGAAAAGAACCTGGTGCTGGGATTCGGCCTTGCGCTGCGCGATCGGATCGAGAAATCGGGCAAATTCCGCGTCGTCATGACCCGTACCGACGACACCTTCATTCCGCTGAATGACCGTGTGAAGGTGGCGCGCAACCAGTCGGCGGCGCTGTTCGTCTCGATCCATGCCGACGCCTTGCCGCGTCACGAGGGTGACGCCCAGGGCGCCACGATCTACACGCTGTCCGACAAGGCCTCCGACGCCGAGGCCGAGCGGCTGGCGGAGGCCGAAAACAAGTCCGACGCGATCGGCGGGGTGAATCTCACCGACGAACCGACCGAGGTCGCGGACATCCTGATCGATCTGGCGCAGCGCGAGACGCGAACGTTTTCAAACCGGTTCGCCCGCCTGTTGATGGGCGAGATGAAGAACACCGCGCGGATGCACAAGCATCCGCTGAAGTCGGCAGGCTTCCGGGTCCTGAAGGCTCCCGACGTGCCGTCGGTCCTGGTCGAACTCGGCTACGTCTCGAACAAGGGCGATCTCGAACATCTGGTGTCGGAGAACTGGCGGACCAAGACGGTCGGATCGATGGCGCAGGCGATTGATGCATTTTTCGCCAAACGGCTGGCAACTGCCGGAACAGCCAAATGA
- a CDS encoding complex I NDUFA9 subunit family protein, whose amino-acid sequence MVATNDRTVTVFGGTGFLGRRIVRYLRSHGFPVRTASRHPDREHRLFGPDDPQLQSVWADIHDERSVADALAGAYGVVNAVSLYVEHGEETFHSVHVEAAQRVAAQALRAGVDRLIHISGIGADATSQSRYIRKRGEGELAVRAAFGDALFVRPAVMFGPDDAFLTTILKLLRQLPIYPTFGRGLTRLQPAYVEDVAEAIGRIMQRAETPSTIFEFGGPRVYSYEEFLGVVAHQAGLAPRLIPIPFAVWNALARASEMFPSPLLTRNQVELMQIDTVSSPEMPGFVELGIWPHTVEAILQKMLSNCG is encoded by the coding sequence ATGGTGGCAACGAACGATCGCACCGTCACCGTGTTCGGCGGAACCGGCTTTCTCGGCCGCCGCATCGTTCGGTATTTGCGCTCTCACGGATTTCCTGTTCGTACCGCGTCAAGGCATCCGGATCGGGAGCACAGACTGTTTGGTCCCGATGATCCGCAGCTCCAATCCGTATGGGCCGACATTCACGACGAACGGTCAGTCGCGGATGCGCTTGCCGGCGCCTACGGCGTTGTAAATGCGGTTAGCCTTTACGTCGAGCACGGAGAGGAGACGTTTCATTCCGTTCACGTCGAGGCTGCCCAACGGGTAGCGGCTCAAGCACTCCGTGCCGGTGTCGATCGGCTCATTCACATTTCAGGAATCGGCGCCGACGCCACCTCACAATCACGGTACATCCGAAAGCGCGGAGAAGGCGAACTGGCGGTCCGGGCCGCCTTCGGCGATGCACTTTTCGTTCGCCCGGCGGTGATGTTCGGACCGGACGACGCGTTTCTCACCACCATCCTCAAGCTCCTTCGCCAGCTTCCGATCTATCCGACGTTCGGCCGCGGCCTGACCAGATTGCAGCCGGCCTATGTGGAGGATGTTGCGGAGGCGATTGGCCGGATCATGCAGCGAGCGGAAACGCCTTCAACGATCTTCGAGTTCGGCGGCCCGCGCGTCTACTCTTACGAAGAGTTTCTTGGAGTTGTTGCGCACCAGGCAGGACTTGCGCCCCGACTGATTCCAATTCCGTTTGCCGTTTGGAATGCACTCGCAAGGGCCTCCGAAATGTTCCCAAGCCCGCTCCTCACGCGCAATCAAGTGGAACTGATGCAAATCGACACCGTGTCATCGCCTGAGATGCCTGGATTTGTTGAACTTGGGATTTGGCCGCACACGGTCGAGGCAATACTCCAGAAGATGCTGTCGAATTGTGGATGA
- the prfB gene encoding peptide chain release factor 2 (programmed frameshift) → MRAEIERLVEEIEQSVGLLRRHLDVDQSTARLEELNKLAEDPNLWNDPQKAQKLMQERTSLVDALEGIGKVERELSDNVEMIELGESENDEGVVTEAENALKALKKEVARRELEALLSGEADRFDSYLEVHAGAGGTESQDWASMLLRMYTRWAEKHGFKIKYLEETPGEEAGIKSATIQISGHNAYGWLKTEGGVHRLVRISPFDSNARRHTSFSSVAIFPVVDNSIKIDIAESDVRTDTMRSGGAGGQHVNKTESAVRLTHIPTGVAVVCQAGRSQHKNKAQAWDMLRARLYEIELKKREEQAAADQAAKTDIGWGHQIRSYVLQPYQMVKDLRTGVQTSDTSGVLDGDLDEFMAATLAQRAFGTSPGAVDDVD, encoded by the exons ATGCGCGCCGAAATCGAACGCCTCGTTGAAGAGATCGAGCAGTCAGTCGGGCTGCTGAGGAGGCATCTT GACGTCGACCAATCGACGGCACGCCTCGAGGAGCTGAACAAGCTCGCCGAAGACCCCAATCTCTGGAACGATCCGCAGAAGGCCCAGAAGCTGATGCAGGAGCGCACCTCGCTGGTCGATGCGCTTGAAGGCATCGGCAAGGTCGAGCGCGAGCTCAGCGACAACGTCGAAATGATCGAACTCGGCGAGTCCGAGAACGACGAAGGCGTGGTCACCGAGGCCGAGAACGCGCTGAAGGCGTTGAAGAAGGAAGTCGCCCGCCGCGAGCTGGAAGCGCTGTTGTCGGGCGAGGCCGACCGATTCGATTCCTATCTCGAGGTCCATGCCGGCGCCGGCGGCACCGAAAGCCAGGACTGGGCCTCGATGCTGCTGCGCATGTATACGCGCTGGGCCGAGAAGCACGGCTTCAAGATCAAATACCTGGAAGAGACCCCGGGCGAAGAAGCCGGCATCAAGTCCGCCACCATCCAGATCTCAGGGCACAATGCCTATGGCTGGCTGAAGACCGAAGGCGGCGTGCACCGGCTGGTGCGGATATCGCCGTTCGATTCCAACGCGCGACGGCACACCTCGTTCTCGTCGGTGGCGATCTTTCCGGTCGTCGACAACAGCATCAAGATCGACATCGCCGAGTCCGACGTTCGCACCGACACCATGCGTTCGGGCGGCGCCGGCGGTCAGCACGTCAACAAGACCGAATCCGCGGTCCGGCTCACGCATATTCCGACCGGCGTCGCGGTGGTCTGTCAGGCCGGCCGCTCGCAGCACAAGAACAAGGCGCAGGCCTGGGACATGCTGCGCGCCCGGCTCTACGAAATCGAGTTGAAGAAGCGCGAGGAGCAGGCCGCCGCCGATCAGGCCGCCAAGACCGATATCGGCTGGGGTCACCAGATCCGCTCCTATGTGCTGCAGCCCTATCAGATGGTGAAGGATCTGCGCACCGGCGTGCAGACGTCGGATACATCAGGCGTGCTCGACGGCGATCTCGATGAATTCATGGCGGCCACGCTGGCGCAACGTGCGTTCGGCACCTCGCCCGGCGCGGTCGACGATGTTGACTGA